The segment ATCCAATCCAAGGCACTTCATGCTTTTAAAAAGCAGACTTTGCCCGTAAGCTTGAGCTGATCTTTGTTGTCAGTCTTGAACTTCATAttgtattaaattaaacaaggCTCTTGTAGTATTTCGTGGCATTGGAGGTTTTTGCGGGAAGCAGGGTGTGTTCCATTTGTTTGGGGATTTGGGGAGAAAAgaataatagtttttttagAGGGCAGGAGAGGCCTTTGAGCTAGGTGTTGGCTTTGGTTAGGTTAagcttttttgtaattttctgtTAGGTCTTATTTTGCTCGATTAGAGgccattttttagttttctttattttttgtgNATTTTGGTCTCTgatgttttttgaaatttgtatttGGTCCTTGAACTCTTATATATTTTCACTTGGGtggtttttgatttttttctcatGAAAGTTTGGGTATTCgtcaatatattaatatatatatacatatacgcACATGGTAGCTTAATCTCTATCCCTCGTTGTTTTGAACAGTATTAATCACGAATACAAGGAGTGGAACGAGAAGAACCCACAACTAATTACATGTAATAAGGacactaaaaatttaatccaagGCAGCACTGTTCCTCAAGAAGTTGACACGAATAAGGAGATTGTGTTTACATATGATGTTTCATTCAAGGTACGGTCTTCACAAATCCCTGATATTCCTGAACTGTTTCTTCGATTTTTCAGTTATAAATTGGGTTCTGATCTTTCCCCAGGAAAGTGATATTAAATGGGCTTCTCGGTGGGACACATACCTTCTCATGAATGATGATCAAATTCACTGGTTTTCCATTATAAATTCTCTAATGATTGTTCTGTTCCTCTCTGGCATGGTGGCCATGATCATGATGAGAACTCTGTATAGAGACATTGCCAACTATAATCAGTTGGATGCCCAAGATGAGGCTCAAGAGGAAACAGGATGGAAGCTTGTGCACGGAGACGTGTTTAGACCACCCATCAATTCTGGTCTATTGTGTGTTTATGTTGGCACAGGTGTTCAGATCTTTGTAATGACACTCGTAACAATGATATTTGCTCTGCTGGGTTTCTTATCTCCTTCCAACAGAGGAGGGTTAATGACTGCCATGGTCCTTCTCTGGGTTTTCATGGGTTTATTTGCTGGCTATTCATCAGCTCGTTTGTACAAAATGTTCAGGGGCACTGAATGGAAGAAGATTACGTTGAAAACTGCCTTTATGTTTCCTGgtattcttttttcaatcttCTTCGTCCTCAATGCTCTAATCTGGGGGGAGCAGTCATCCGGGGCTGTGCCATTTGGAACAATGTTTGCTCTTTTCTGCTTGTGGTTCGGTATATCCGTACCATTGGTGTTCGTTGGCAGTTACTTGGGCTTCAAAAAGCCAGCATTTGAAGATCCTGTGAAGACCAACAAGATTCCTAGGCAGATACCCGACCAAGCATGGTACATGAAACCGGTCTTCTCCATACTCATTGGGGGTATTCTTCCATTTGGGGCCGTCTTTATCGAgctcttcttcatcttgacATCAATATGGCTCAATCAGTTCTATTACATATTTGGCTTCCTCTTCATTGTATTTATTATCCTTCTAATTACGTGTGCGGAGATAACAATTGTGCTGTGCTACTTCCAGTTGTGCAGTGAAGACTACCACTGGTGGTGGAGATCTTACTTGACTGCAGGCTCCTCTGCTCTATATCTTTTCCTCTACTCAGTATTCTACTTCTTCTCCAAGTTGGAAATCACAAAGTTCGTTTCAGGGATTCTCTACTTCGGTTACATGGTTATCATGTCATACGCGTTCTTCGTGTTGACAGGAACCATTGGCTTTTATGCTTGCTTCTGGTT is part of the Cucurbita pepo subsp. pepo cultivar mu-cu-16 chromosome LG12, ASM280686v2, whole genome shotgun sequence genome and harbors:
- the LOC111806839 gene encoding transmembrane 9 superfamily member 7-like, which gives rise to MKKISKVPLISPNLTTVFLSLLLISSVHSFYLPGVAPRDFLTGDSLPVKVNKLSSTKTQLPYDYYYLNYCKPKKITNNAENLGEVLRGDRIENSVYTFKMREELSCTVVCRQTLDAESAKNFKEKIDDKYRVNMILDNLPVAVLRQRRDGNPSTTYEHGFLVGFKGNYAGSKEEKYFINNHLSYRVMFHKDPDTDLARIVGFEVTPYSINHEYKEWNEKNPQLITCNKDTKNLIQGSTVPQEVDTNKEIVFTYDVSFKESDIKWASRWDTYLLMNDDQIHWFSIINSLMIVLFLSGMVAMIMMRTLYRDIANYNQLDAQDEAQEETGWKLVHGDVFRPPINSGLLCVYVGTGVQIFVMTLVTMIFALLGFLSPSNRGGLMTAMVLLWVFMGLFAGYSSARLYKMFRGTEWKKITLKTAFMFPGILFSIFFVLNALIWGEQSSGAVPFGTMFALFCLWFGISVPLVFVGSYLGFKKPAFEDPVKTNKIPRQIPDQAWYMKPVFSILIGGILPFGAVFIELFFILTSIWLNQFYYIFGFLFIVFIILLITCAEITIVLCYFQLCSEDYHWWWRSYLTAGSSALYLFLYSVFYFFSKLEITKFVSGILYFGYMVIMSYAFFVLTGTIGFYACFWFVRKIYSSVKID